A genomic stretch from Poecile atricapillus isolate bPoeAtr1 chromosome 10, bPoeAtr1.hap1, whole genome shotgun sequence includes:
- the LOC131582765 gene encoding histamine H3 receptor-like, whose protein sequence is MGRDGPCLKLSGSACAAGGPFPAGTAALLAALMGLLVLVTVLGNALVVLAFVVDRSLRTQGNFFFLNLAVADLLVGGFCIPLYIPYVLTGEWRLGRGLCKLWLVVDYLVCTASVFNIVLISFDRFLCVTRAVSYRAQQGMTRNAVLKMMTVWIAAFLLYGPAILCWEHIAQKSILPEGECHAEFFYNWYFLMIASTVEFFTPFITVMYFNLSIYLNIRKRTLLRNENLSPGQEDCEMNFQGEKREHAVFFVKPDNKHEKRASSPLPPRKAPRLQASAELGNQPSNLNVSCDLPPLQVDVKTRPPRDGFFKATESLCHPSSKVDVANIMANKSRLSRDKRVAKSLAVIVCVFGLCWAPYTLLMIIRAACHGHCVHYSLYEISFWLLWVNSAINPVLYPLCHMSFRKAFTKLLCPRKAKIHPDILM, encoded by the exons ATGGGCCGGGACGGGCCGTGCCTCAAGCTGTCCGGCAGCGCCTGTGCGGCGGGCGGGCCCTTCCCCGCCGGCACCGCCGCGCTGCTGGCCGCGCTCAtggggctgctggtgctggtcaCGGTGCTGGGCAATGCTCTGGTCGTTCTGGCGTTCGTGGTGGATCGGAGTCTCCGCACGCAGGGAAACTTCTTCTTCCTGAACCTGGCGGTCGCCGACCTGCTGGTGG GCGGCTTCTGCATCCCCCTCTACATCCCCTACGTGCTGACGGGCGAGTGGAGGCTCGGCAGGGGCTTGTGTAAGCTGTGGCTGGTAGTGGACTACCTGGTGTGCACCGCCTCCGTCTTCAACATCGTCCTGATCAGCTTCGACAGGTTCCTCTGTGTCACCAGAGCG GTCAGCTACAGGGCTCAGCAAGGGATGACCAGAAATGCAGTACTGAAGATGATGACTGTATGGATTGCTGCTTTTCTCCTCTATGGGCCAGCCATTCTCTGTTGGGAGCACATTGCCCAAAAGAGCATCCTCCCTGAAGGAGAATGTCATGCAGAATTCTTCTACAACTGGTATTTCCTAATGATTGCCTCTACTGTTGAATTCTTTACACCTTTCATCACAGTTATGTACTTTAACTTAAGTATTTACCTTAACATCAGGAAACGCACATTGCTCCGAAATGAAAACCTCTCACCTGGTCAAGAGGACTGTGAAATGAatttccagggggaaaaaagggaacaTGCTGTGTTTTTTGTAAAGCCAGATAACAAACATGAGAAGAGAGCAAGCAGCCCTCTTCCCCCAAGGAAAGCTCCAAGGCTTCAGGCCTCGGCTGAGCTTGGCAATCAGCCATCAAATCTGAATGTCAGTTGTGACCTTCCACCGCTCCAGGTGGACGTAAAGACCAGGCCTCCCAGGGATGGCTTCTTCAAAGCAACAGAAAGCCTTTGCCACCCCAGCAGCAAAGTGGATGTTGCCAACATCATGGCAAACAAATCCAGACTTTCTCGGGATAAAAGAGTAGCAAAGTCTTTAGCAGTCATTGTCTGTGTGTTTGGGTTGTGCTGGGCTCCATACACGCTCCTGATGATCATCAGGGCAGCCTGCCATGGGCACTGTGTGCACTATTCCCTCTATGAGATCTCATTCTGGCTTCTGTGGGTGAACTCAGCCATTAACCCTGTTCTCTACCCACTGTGTCACATGAGCTTTAGGAAAGCCTTCACAAAACTCCTCTGTCCAAGAAAGGCCAAAATTCATCCTGATATTCTGATGTGA